TAGCGAAGCGGCAGGAAATCGTCCTTCAAGGTCGCGGCGACCTGGTCCTCCGTAGCGCCGACCGCCACCTTGTCCGACGGAAAGGGGTGCGTCCCGTCGAGCAGCGCCGTCACCTCGAAGCGACCGACGAAGAACCTGAAATAGCCCGGCGCCTGCCCGCCGACCTGGGCGGTCGAAGGCGCAGCAGAGGGAAGTGTCTGCTGAGCCATCGCGTGTGAGGCAAGGGCAAGCGCCAGGGGCGCCGCTGCGAAGAGGATCAGGGACCTCATTTGCGTGCGGCGACCGAAGCGACCGCGTCCTCGATCACGGCGGCGACCTCCTTGGGGTGCGACAGCAGCGAGACGTGGCTCGACTGCAGGACGGTGGTCTTCGCCTTCATCTGCGCGGCGAGATCACGCTCCATCTGTGGCGAGATCACGCGGTCATTCGCCGAGACGATGTACCAAGAGGGCACGGTGCGCCACGCCGGCGCGGTGACCTTGTCGCCGAACGTGCTCGCGGCAAGCGGCCCCTGGGTCACGAAGAGCGTGCGCGCTTCCTCGCGCGGCAGATCGGCCGCGAAATTGTCGATCATCCCCTGCTCGGTCTGACGCAAGAAGCCCTTGCCGTCGTCCCATACGGTGCCGAGCGCGGGCGGCTTGGGATAGGCACCGACGAGATCGCCGCCGGTCTGCCCTTCCTTGTTGGCAAAGGCCGCCACATAGACCAGCGCCTTCACTTTCGGGTCGGTGCCCGCCTCGGTGATGACTGTCCCCGCCCAGCTATGGCCGACCAGCACGACCGGACCATTGACGTCGGCGAGGACGCGCTTGGTGGCCGCCACATCATCGGCGAGCGAGGTCAGCGGATTCTGCACGCCGAGCACGCGAATGCCCTTGGCCTGCAGCAGCGGGATGACCTTCGCCCAGCTCGAGCCATCGGCCCAGGCACCGTGAACGAGGACGACGGTCGGCGCGCCGGTCTCGGCGGGCGCGTTGGTCGGCGCCGTCTGAGCGACCGAGGCCGAGCCGAGGAGTGCGAGCGGTGTGGTGGCGAGCGCGAAAGCGACGAGCGAGCGGGTGAGTTTCATGCGAGTTTCCTGTGATTTGCTTCTGAGCTTGGATGGCACCCGCCAGGTCAGCGCGATTGTCGAAACCGCGGAAGATTTGGATGGTGCGGTCATGGAAAATGACCCGGCGCCGGGGCGGGCGCCGGGTCAGGCATGCTCAACCCTTGATGAAGGAGAGGATGTCGGGGTTGAGAACGTCGCCGTTGATCGTCAGCATGCCATGCGAAAGGCCCGGATAGATCTTCAGCTTGTTGTTCGGCAGCAGCTTCGCCTGGAGGAGCGAGGCGTCCTTGTAGGGGACGATCTGGTCATCATCGCCCTGCAGGACGAGCGTTGGCACCTTGATCGCCTTCAAGTCCTCGGTCTGGTCGGTTTCCGAGAAAGCCTTGATGCATTCGTAGTGCGCCTGCGCACCGCCCATCATGCCCTGACGCCACCAATTCTGGCGTACGCCCTCGATCACCGACTTGCCCGGGCGGTTGAAGCCGTAGAACGGGATCGGAACCTGCCAGTAGAAGTCGGCGCGGTTCGCGGCGAGCTGCGCGCGGAAGCCATCGAAGACCGAGCGCGGCAGGCCGCCGGGGTTGAACGCCGTCTGAACCATGATCGGGGGAACCGAGGCTACGAGCACGGCCTTGGCGACCTTACCGGCGCCGTAGCGCGCGACATAGCGCGCGACTTCGCCGCCGCCGGTCGAGTGTCCGATATGGATCGCATCCTGGAGGCCGAGCTTCTTCACCACGGCATCGACGTCGGCCGCATAGGTGTCCATGTCGTTGCCCTTCGCGGTCTGCGTCGAGCGACCATGGCCGCGCCGGTCCATTGCGATCACGCGATAGCCCTGCGACAGGAAGTAGAGCATCTGCCCATCCCAGTCGTCGGCGCTGAGCGG
This genomic window from Sphingomonas abietis contains:
- a CDS encoding alpha/beta fold hydrolase; protein product: MREHDGSDGQGGDFTRRGILAGAGLTVGAAALTATMSDVAQAAPAAAPTSGPAGDGYATAADGTRLYYKDWGRGQPIFFHHGWPLSADDWDGQMLYFLSQGYRVIAMDRRGHGRSTQTAKGNDMDTYAADVDAVVKKLGLQDAIHIGHSTGGGEVARYVARYGAGKVAKAVLVASVPPIMVQTAFNPGGLPRSVFDGFRAQLAANRADFYWQVPIPFYGFNRPGKSVIEGVRQNWWRQGMMGGAQAHYECIKAFSETDQTEDLKAIKVPTLVLQGDDDQIVPYKDASLLQAKLLPNNKLKIYPGLSHGMLTINGDVLNPDILSFIKG
- a CDS encoding alpha/beta fold hydrolase, which encodes MKLTRSLVAFALATTPLALLGSASVAQTAPTNAPAETGAPTVVLVHGAWADGSSWAKVIPLLQAKGIRVLGVQNPLTSLADDVAATKRVLADVNGPVVLVGHSWAGTVITEAGTDPKVKALVYVAAFANKEGQTGGDLVGAYPKPPALGTVWDDGKGFLRQTEQGMIDNFAADLPREEARTLFVTQGPLAASTFGDKVTAPAWRTVPSWYIVSANDRVISPQMERDLAAQMKAKTTVLQSSHVSLLSHPKEVAAVIEDAVASVAARK